Within the Fischerella sp. PCC 9605 genome, the region TACAAAACTCCAACTGATGTCAGTGAAGCTGTAAGTTCAATTAAATAAGTCAAGTACGTAGGCATAAATAAATCTATGTCTTGTGGTGACTGTTAGTAGTAGTTGTTTGTTGTTAGTTATTTGTTGTTTGTAACAATTCACTATCAGCGAGCAACTACCAAAAACATAGAACTTATTCTTATTGAAAATAATCTCCTGATTTACCGCCAGTTTTACTCACTAATCGAATTGATTCAATTTGAATCGACTTTTCTAAAGCTTTCGCCATATCATACAGAGTGAGAGCAGCGACAGAAACGGCTGTTAATGCTTCCATCTCTACACCAGTTTCAGCTTTGGTTTTGACTGTAGCCTGAATTTGATAACCAGGTAATTGGGAATCGGGTGTGACGGTTACTTCTACTTTTTGCAAGGGTAAGGGATGACACAAGGGTATCAAGTTAGCCGTCTGTTTAGCTGCCATAATTCCCGCTAGTCTTGCCGTTGCCAATACATCTCCTTTGGGAGCATTCCCTGCTTGGATGGCAGCAAAGGTCTCTGGTAACATCCGCACTCTAGCAGCAGCGGTTGCTTGGCGGACTGTAGGTGCTTTTCCAGACACATCTACCATCTGGGCTTGACCCTGATGATCTAGATGCGTAAGGTCAGCAGAATGAAATGGAAAATTTTCTTGCGTCATTTGGTAATGATGTGTTAACATTAGATCCTGTGACCAACAAGGGCGTGTAGCTCAGTGGACTAGAGCACGTGGCTACGGACCACGGTGTCGGGGGTTCGAATCCCTCCTCGCCCGTACTTTTGTAGAGACGCTTTTGTAG harbors:
- the moaC gene encoding cyclic pyranopterin monophosphate synthase MoaC, producing MTQENFPFHSADLTHLDHQGQAQMVDVSGKAPTVRQATAAARVRMLPETFAAIQAGNAPKGDVLATARLAGIMAAKQTANLIPLCHPLPLQKVEVTVTPDSQLPGYQIQATVKTKAETGVEMEALTAVSVAALTLYDMAKALEKSIQIESIRLVSKTGGKSGDYFQ